One genomic region from Plasmodium chabaudi chabaudi strain AS genome assembly, chromosome: 7 encodes:
- a CDS encoding ABC transporter B family member 3, putative, with protein MKKIKNVYFLLLVFFILLNKRTQIKCKQEKVVNRVNNNLIINRSNPSYNKKYFKIVNKGRSCFENSGKSCVHKERKKAFFIKPQVDKIKRYRLLYKNGKRNDGTFFGGKKSRSKLKIWKLLYKNNNKNDSKTCRAYSSVSDAGKEDNKLCKGVDNSYFGGSKFLLKFRRYILDDNMLNFIWICKNYLWEKKIFFSTLFTMFSSGVVSIIVPRYDNILFNSLTNKKFDNFMLNLFNCVIIRVISLGLCILRNGIFMRASCYSLKKVKNILFEIYINKDYEYFDKVDHNSVINRLTLEAYDFSNIIAYYINPFIRNFFSIVLNFSYLYYLNKSLTKTIFIFFCISSVLTIISYKLKRKRMTHINAEKNKNAGISLESFKNINIIKLFSTESHEYNKYSMSLNNILNLQKKKEQFNLLHMLVSKLFVTTTYVFILLKGGSLLSQKKLDSKTFTSLFFYVNNIYSCIDILDYYIEICDIIDQNSGIIKMLSEYLQGEKNKNNESETKIENTMKKENETNNSMSLCRDKNNEVVLEFKGVYFKYPSNMDNNNYVLKNINIKINKGTNNVILGKSGEGKSTLLKLILNLYKSSKGKIYLYNKLLNNYTNREIFDKITYVEQNSKLLKKTIRENMTYGIKDNTNFDMLDLINISKCCTSHEFISRLRKRYETVISNTSELMTASQKQKICIARALIHFPKILLLDESTSAMESKNERAIFENIQKNEFFKNLTIIRITHKRANLDLANNVFVLKDGYLKKQKHV; from the exons atgaaaaaaatcaaaaatgtttatttccttttattagttttttttatattattaaataagaGAACTCAAATTAAATGCAAACAAGAAAAGGTTGTAAATAGAGTGAATAAcaatttgataataaatcGTAGTAATCCaagttataataaaaaatattttaaaattgtaaataaaGGAAGATCATGTTTTGAAAACAGCGGGAAAAGTTGTGTGCacaaagaaagaaaaaaagcatttttcattaaaccACAGGTagacaaaattaaaagatataggttgttatataaaaatgggaaAAGAAATGATGGTACATTTTTTGGAGGTAAAAAATCGAGaagtaaattaaaaatatggaaattgctttataagaataataataaaaatgatagtaAAACGTGTAGAGCATATTCAAGTGTGTCTGACGCAGGTAAAGAGGATAACAAATTGTGTAAGGGAGTAGACAATTCTTATTTTGGTggttcaaaatttttattaaaatttcgaagatatatattggatgataatatgttaaattttatatggatatgtaaaaattatctttgggaaaaaaaaatatttttttcaacattATTTACAATGTTTAGTAGTGGGGTAGTAAGTATAATTGTTCCGAGATATGAcaacatattatttaatagtttgacaaataaaaagtttgaCAATTTTATGTTGAACTTATTTAATTGTGTAATTATAAGAGTTATAAGTTTGGGGTTGTGTATATTAAGAAATGGTATATTTATGAGAGCTAGCTGttattctttaaaaaaagtaaagaacatattatttgaaatatatataaataaagattatgaatattttgataaagtAGATCATAATAGTGTTATAAATAGATTAACTTTAGAAGCTTatgatttttcaaatattatagcatattatataaatccaTTTATacgtaattttttttctatagttttaaatttttcttatttatattatttaaataagagtttaacaaaaacaatatttatttttttttgtatttcctCTGTTTTAACaattatatcatataaGCTTAAGAGGAAAAGGATGACACACATAAAtgcagaaaaaaataaaaatgctgGTATATCTTTAGagtcatttaaaaatattaatattataaaattattttctaccGAATCtcatgaatataataaatattctatgtctttaaataatattttaaatcttCAGAAGAAAAAGGAGCAATTTAATTTGTTACATATGTTAGTTAGTAAACTGTTTGTAACTACAacatatgtttttattttattaaaggGAGGTAGTTTACTTTCACAAAAGAAGTTAGACAGTAAAACGTTtacttctttatttttttatgttaataatatttattcatgTATAGACATATTGGATTATTACATTGAGATATGTGATATCATTGATCAAAATAGCggaataattaaaatgttaAGTGAATATCTTCAaggtgaaaaaaataaaaataatgaaagcGAAACGAAAATAGAAAACACAATGAAGAAAGAAAacgaaacaaataatagtatGTCCTTATGTAGagacaaaaataatgaggTTGTGTTAGAGTTTAAAGGTGTATACTTTAAATATCCATCTAATAtggataataataattatgtattaaaaaatataaatataaaaataaataaaggaaCTAATAATGTTATATTAGGAAAAAGCGGAGAAGGAAAATCAAcacttttaaaattaattttaaatttatataaatcatcaaagggaaaaatatatttatataataaattattaaataattatacgAATCGTGaaatatttgataaaataactTATGTTGAACAGAATTCTaagttattaaaaaaaaccaTTAGAGAAAATATGACATATGGaataaaagataatacaaattttgatatgcttgatttgataaatatttcaaaatgtTGTACTAGTCATGAATTTATAAGTAGGTTACGAAAAAGATATGAAACAGTCATATCAAATACCTCAGAATTAATGACGGCATCTCAAAAGCAAAAGATATGCATAGCTCGCGCTTTGATACATTTTCCCAAA ATTTTGTTGCTGGACGAATCGACGTCAGCTATGGAGAGCAAAAACGAGCGAGCCATTTTTGAGAACATTCAAAAAAACgagttttttaaaaatttgacGATAATTCGTATTACCCACAAGCGAGCCAATTTAGACTTGGCAAATAATGTGTTTGTTTTGAAAG ATGGatacttaaaaaaacaaaagcaTGTTTAg